The genome window AATGGTTACTTTCGGAGCGATCGCACTTCTATTTTGTGAGAAAATCTCAGAGGCTACTCTCACTGCTTCGGGCGGATTGTTGACAAGTTTGGGCAGCATTGAGTTTGCCCAGCAAAAGAAGAAGGAATTGCTGCAGATGATGGATGATTTGGAAGACTAACATCCAGTTTTAGCTTCCCAACTTCTTTCCTCCTCCCCCGGGGCTGGAACGCAGCTAAATTCTAGGGACACGGCAGTGCCGTGTCCTGACTTAGATATCCTAGTTTTTAGCCGCCCCAAACTTTCTTCAAAACCTCTTGAGGAGAGATGTCTGCCATTTTGCCAGTAGGAGATTTAATGCCCAAAAATCGATCGCTTTTTGGCAACAATTTCGCCGGTTCAGTCGGGCCAAACAAAGCTATTGTATAAGTTTGAACCGCCACAGCTAAGTGCATCGGCGCACTGTCAGTACATATCATCAAATTAGCAGCAGCAATAGTGGCCGCCAACTTGCCGACATCATCCGGCGAGATAACTTTTACATTCGGACATAACTCGACTAACTTTGTTACGAAGTCTGCATCTTCGGGGCCTTTCACAACAACAACGGGCAAATTCGGCTGCCGCTGCTGACAGTCTTCGATGATTTGTTTCCAGTTGTCTGTAGGGTAAATTTTGTCAATACCTTTAGACACAGCTAATTGACTGGAACCGCCGTGAATTAGAATGTAGCCGCTTTCTTTTACGCCCAACCGCTGCTGTTCGGCTTCCGCCCACTGAATGTCCTGTTTTGGTACATTAATTGCCAGTGGCGGACAAGGATTTTTAATGTTAAATCCTTGCAGCAAATCGTGGTACATTGAAGCGGCGTACTGTTCAGTTTTCAGCGGTACAGCAGCAGTGAGAAATCGAGCGCCGTTGGTTCCCGAATAGCCTACTCTCTGCGGAATGCCGGTCAGCCACAGCAGCAGCCCTACAGTCCACCGCTGGCCGAGGGAAATCACTGCTTCGTATTCGCGATCGCGAATTACGCCTAGTAAATTGCCCCAATCTGCCATAGCGTTGCGGTCTTTGAAATTGTACGTCAAGACTTCTTTGACGGATTTGCAGACTCGGTAAGCGCCCTTTGCCCTCGGTTCCACCATGACATCAATTTGCGCCTCTGGATAAGACTGCTTGAGGTCATCGAGGGTGGGGAAAAATAAAATTTGGTCGCCAATGCCGCCAGGGACAAGTGCTAGTATTCGCATCATAAACGATCGGGCTATTATTGATCGAGGTAGCTCTCAGAGATCGGCTCTCAACTATCAGCTTATAGTATTTCTAGACCTTAAAAGCTACTGGCTGACAGCTAAACAACTGACTCAAAAGTACAGGACGCTCTTATTATATATATCTAGTTGGGTTAAAAACGGTTAGTAAATGCACTTATTAATTCCTGCAGCGGGTTCGGGGCGACGGATGGGGAGTCAGCGGAACAAACTGCTGCTGACTTTGCTCTCTAAACCATTGCTGAGTTGGACTTTGGCTGCGGCTGAAGCTTCGCAGCACATTAGCTGGATTGGCATCATGGGCCAGCCAGACGATTTTCCTGATTTTAAAGCAATTCTGAGCGATTTATCTTTGGTTAAGCCTGTGGAACTGATTCAAGGAGGCGCCACCAGGCAAGAGTCAGTTTACAACGGTTTGCAGGCTTTGCCGCCCAATGCCGATCGAGTGTTGATTCACGACGGCGCGAGGTGTTTGGCAACTGCTGAATTGTTCGATCGATCGGCAGAGGCCCTCTTGACCTGTCCGGGCTTGATTGTCGCCGTCCCGGTCAAGGATACGATTAAGGTCGTAGATGAGCGTCGGATCGTGCGAGACACCCCTGAAAGAAGCAATTTGTGGGCAGCCCAGACTCCCCAAGGATTTGAAGTGAAATTGTTAAAGCAGTGTCACGAAGAAGGGCGACAGAAAGGTTGGGAAGTTACCGACGATGCGGCTTTGTTTGAAAAATGCGGTTTACCAGTGCAAATTGTGGAGGGAGAAGAGACGAATTTGAAAGTCACAACACCCGTTGATTTAGCACTAGCGGAATTTATTTTGCGGCAGAGAACAGAGCAGAGTAAATAGAATTTGTTGAGTATTTTTAATAACGGGCTCTTCGGCCTGTTCCACAATCATAATTTGTTAGTTGTGGCACAGGCATCTTGCCTGTTCAATAATAATTTATTTGTGGCACAGGCATCTTGCCCGTTCAATAAAAATTTGTTAGTTGTGGAACAGGCATCTTGCCTGTTCCTTATGTTATCTTAGAAATATCATATCTGGAAGTAAACATATGATTTCTGTTGCACCGATCGCACCTCCGTTACTCATAGGC of Oscillatoria nigro-viridis PCC 7112 contains these proteins:
- a CDS encoding TRADD-N-associated membrane domain-containing protein, which codes for MNFNLFGNSQPDEDYSEIKQEMLRESLWQVRQSYNLALFVTAASAMVTFGAIALLFCEKISEATLTASGGLLTSLGSIEFAQQKKKELLQMMDDLED
- a CDS encoding glycosyltransferase family 9 protein, translated to MRILALVPGGIGDQILFFPTLDDLKQSYPEAQIDVMVEPRAKGAYRVCKSVKEVLTYNFKDRNAMADWGNLLGVIRDREYEAVISLGQRWTVGLLLWLTGIPQRVGYSGTNGARFLTAAVPLKTEQYAASMYHDLLQGFNIKNPCPPLAINVPKQDIQWAEAEQQRLGVKESGYILIHGGSSQLAVSKGIDKIYPTDNWKQIIEDCQQRQPNLPVVVVKGPEDADFVTKLVELCPNVKVISPDDVGKLAATIAAANLMICTDSAPMHLAVAVQTYTIALFGPTEPAKLLPKSDRFLGIKSPTGKMADISPQEVLKKVWGG
- the ispD gene encoding 2-C-methyl-D-erythritol 4-phosphate cytidylyltransferase, which gives rise to MHLLIPAAGSGRRMGSQRNKLLLTLLSKPLLSWTLAAAEASQHISWIGIMGQPDDFPDFKAILSDLSLVKPVELIQGGATRQESVYNGLQALPPNADRVLIHDGARCLATAELFDRSAEALLTCPGLIVAVPVKDTIKVVDERRIVRDTPERSNLWAAQTPQGFEVKLLKQCHEEGRQKGWEVTDDAALFEKCGLPVQIVEGEETNLKVTTPVDLALAEFILRQRTEQSK